The following are encoded together in the Aciduricibacillus chroicocephali genome:
- a CDS encoding methyl-accepting chemotaxis protein encodes MNFLQNLKVRTKLAILVIFASCLAAALGLVGLAYMKDMGKDTKEMYQDRLQPIQTIGKMRSNNKAMDSYMLEAMLSKDKAYSKQLVDQIDQLVQENISMEDPSFFKEGVLSFDDYGKIVDQFSEARKKSLDLAKENKNKEAYEVYVNEVKAISQQFDDSIIKLREYHEKTAKQVDIDNDDKIAKASWTLFSLIIVGIILLIAFGMLVSRIITRPLSDISGLMKYAAEGDLTHKGDYQSGDELGQLNASYNHMMDSIRDTISKVNENAEMVVASSAQLSASAEQSTQASTHIASTIQDLAQGSETQLRSTEESEKAIHGITEYTKQINENTNAVSASAKQSAELSAEGEKKIREMVDQMQTISNNVAGLGKAVKALSERSAEIGSINSVITNIADQTNLLALNAAIEAARAGEHGKGFAVVADEVRKLAEQSVNSADQIKALIGTIQDETEETLSNMDETIRGVEVGIQVARSAGDSFAEIEQAIQQVSNQFNDVAHAINQLTDGSLQVADSIRNVKEVAETAAASSQTVSAGTEEQLASMEEIETSASGLAEISEELQHAVKRFKL; translated from the coding sequence ATGAATTTTTTGCAAAATTTAAAAGTACGGACGAAATTAGCTATTCTAGTCATCTTTGCCTCCTGTCTCGCTGCAGCTCTTGGCCTCGTTGGTCTGGCTTACATGAAAGACATGGGCAAAGATACGAAAGAGATGTACCAGGACCGGCTCCAGCCAATTCAGACAATCGGTAAAATGCGTTCAAATAATAAAGCGATGGACAGTTACATGCTGGAAGCCATGCTATCTAAAGATAAAGCATATTCGAAGCAGCTTGTTGATCAAATCGATCAACTCGTTCAGGAGAATATTAGCATGGAAGACCCTTCATTCTTTAAAGAGGGTGTTCTGAGCTTTGATGATTATGGGAAAATTGTTGATCAATTTTCAGAAGCCCGAAAGAAATCACTCGATCTGGCAAAGGAAAATAAAAACAAAGAAGCTTATGAAGTCTATGTAAATGAAGTAAAAGCAATCAGTCAGCAATTCGATGATTCTATAATTAAACTGAGAGAATACCATGAAAAAACGGCCAAACAAGTTGACATTGATAATGATGATAAAATCGCCAAGGCTAGCTGGACACTGTTCTCCCTCATCATTGTTGGCATCATTCTTCTTATTGCATTTGGCATGCTCGTTTCCCGTATAATCACCCGCCCTCTTTCGGACATATCAGGGTTAATGAAATACGCTGCCGAGGGCGACTTAACGCATAAAGGCGATTATCAATCCGGGGATGAACTTGGACAACTGAATGCTTCCTATAATCATATGATGGACAGTATTAGAGATACGATCAGTAAAGTAAACGAGAACGCTGAAATGGTCGTCGCCTCCTCTGCCCAACTGAGCGCAAGCGCCGAACAGAGCACACAGGCAAGTACACATATTGCTTCTACAATTCAGGATCTCGCTCAAGGATCGGAAACTCAGCTCCGAAGTACAGAAGAAAGCGAAAAGGCCATTCACGGCATTACAGAGTATACGAAACAAATCAATGAGAATACAAATGCTGTGTCTGCAAGTGCCAAACAGTCAGCAGAACTTTCTGCTGAAGGTGAGAAAAAGATTCGTGAAATGGTTGACCAAATGCAGACTATAAGCAATAATGTCGCAGGTCTCGGCAAAGCTGTTAAAGCTTTGAGCGAACGTTCTGCAGAAATTGGCAGTATTAACTCTGTTATTACGAATATTGCCGACCAGACAAACTTGCTTGCTCTAAATGCGGCTATTGAGGCTGCACGTGCTGGCGAACATGGAAAAGGCTTCGCCGTCGTCGCAGATGAAGTACGTAAGCTCGCAGAACAGTCTGTGAACTCTGCCGATCAGATCAAAGCATTGATCGGGACAATTCAAGATGAGACTGAAGAAACGCTTTCCAATATGGATGAAACGATTCGCGGCGTAGAAGTTGGCATTCAAGTCGCTCGCTCTGCAGGAGATTCCTTCGCTGAAATCGAACAAGCCATCCAGCAAGTATCAAATCAGTTTAATGACGTTGCTCACGCGATTAATCAGCTGACGGACGGCTCGCTTCAAGTGGCCGATTCCATTCGCAATGTAAAAGAAGTTGCAGAAACTGCAGCTGCAAGCAGTCAGACTGTATCAGCAGGTACAGAAGAACAGCTTGCTTCCATGGAAGAGATTGAGACTTCAGCGAGCGGTCTTGCGGAGATTTCCGAAGAACTCCAGCATGCTGTTAAACGTTTTAAACTATAA
- a CDS encoding LrgB family protein, which yields MLTFVTGILSIIGTIFIYMLARKISQKYPGPFTIPVLIGTVMIIALLFVLRIPYDVYAQGANWINHLLGPAVVALAYPLYKQWDMLKRNIVPILSGVVVGAISGVASGLILTKLAHIDQKIALSLTPKNVTTPVAMDIAHTIGGVPALAAVFVMFAGIGGAVMSPYLFKLARIRHFLGKGIGIGCASHAIGIAMAMEHSEEEGAAGTVAMGLSSIVVSIITQPLIWLIY from the coding sequence ATGCTGACATTTGTTACAGGAATCCTATCTATAATAGGCACGATCTTCATTTATATGTTAGCCCGCAAAATCAGTCAAAAATACCCCGGACCTTTTACGATACCGGTGCTCATTGGAACAGTTATGATCATCGCTTTACTATTTGTCTTGCGTATTCCTTATGATGTGTACGCACAAGGAGCGAATTGGATCAATCACTTACTTGGCCCTGCTGTTGTTGCACTTGCATATCCGCTTTATAAACAGTGGGATATGCTGAAACGCAATATCGTCCCGATCTTGTCCGGTGTTGTCGTTGGAGCAATATCGGGGGTGGCAAGTGGACTTATTCTTACAAAGTTGGCTCATATTGATCAAAAAATTGCACTTTCACTTACACCAAAGAATGTTACGACTCCGGTAGCGATGGATATCGCTCATACAATTGGGGGTGTGCCGGCACTCGCTGCTGTTTTTGTTATGTTCGCAGGGATTGGTGGGGCAGTTATGAGTCCGTATTTGTTTAAATTGGCACGCATTCGTCATTTCCTTGGGAAGGGAATCGGAATTGGCTGTGCTTCCCACGCGATTGGAATTGCGATGGCGATGGAACACTCTGAAGAAGAGGGAGCGGCCGGAACAGTAGCGATGGGGCTTTCCTCTATCGTTGTATCGATTATTACACAGCCGCTCATCTGGCTAATCTATTAG
- a CDS encoding CidA/LrgA family protein, which translates to MQVLRLVIHIAILFVFYWLGTWIEHALHLFIPGSVIGMLLFLFCLLTGIFKPKWAEEGASLLIRHLPLLFLPITVGAIEYLDLFKGAGIWIVVIALVSTAMVMLIGGAVTQVLIRRKEGRSQC; encoded by the coding sequence ATGCAAGTTCTGCGATTGGTTATTCATATTGCCATCCTATTTGTATTTTATTGGTTAGGTACATGGATTGAGCATGCACTTCACCTTTTCATACCTGGAAGTGTCATAGGGATGCTTCTGTTTTTATTCTGTTTGCTAACAGGTATTTTCAAGCCGAAATGGGCTGAAGAAGGGGCCTCGTTGCTTATTAGGCATTTACCACTTTTATTTCTGCCCATTACGGTTGGAGCAATCGAGTATCTTGATCTGTTCAAAGGAGCGGGAATTTGGATTGTTGTCATCGCCTTAGTGAGCACAGCGATGGTCATGTTGATCGGCGGAGCCGTTACACAAGTGCTCATTCGCCGGAAAGAAGGCCGGAGCCAATGCTGA
- a CDS encoding PrsW family glutamic-type intramembrane protease, whose protein sequence is MYCHQCGEHVNYDKDNYCQACGAKLEKEKVRAILHSEEISEELSPHRINEKASQNFSEAMRSSFAKKELDRYVGDRRKIKMNVEQVFSEVFEKHTKDEAEMLFAAGTRATTPKLRDIEATWPKPWLFARVFLIFALTYILLYIGINSFNNQNTLPGLIVVGSFAGPFALLIFFWEMNAPQNVSIYETAQLFFVGGAASLVAALILYSIFPVENMDVVGAVMVGVIEEIGKLAIVAYFIKRMNPIYILNGLLIGAAIGAGFAAFESAGYAFRYMYEEGLDSMLEIIFLRGWQSVGGHVVWSAIGGAALMYAKGSEKLAPHHFFSSKFLKFFIIPIVLHALWDMIGWPYAVLLLIAVAWFFIYVMIHLGLKQIVEMHDDEERRRRLSAMT, encoded by the coding sequence ATGTACTGCCATCAATGTGGTGAACACGTCAATTATGATAAAGATAATTATTGTCAGGCATGCGGTGCCAAGCTGGAGAAGGAAAAGGTTCGCGCCATTCTTCACTCGGAAGAAATATCAGAAGAACTGAGTCCGCACCGTATTAATGAGAAAGCTTCACAAAATTTCTCGGAAGCAATGCGGTCCAGCTTTGCGAAGAAAGAACTGGATCGGTATGTCGGTGACAGGCGCAAGATTAAAATGAATGTGGAGCAAGTTTTTTCGGAAGTTTTTGAGAAGCATACGAAGGATGAGGCAGAGATGCTTTTCGCTGCTGGTACGAGAGCGACAACTCCGAAGCTTAGGGATATAGAAGCAACATGGCCGAAACCATGGCTGTTTGCCCGTGTTTTTCTAATTTTTGCCCTCACGTACATATTGCTTTATATCGGCATCAATTCTTTCAATAATCAGAACACCTTGCCGGGGTTGATTGTAGTCGGTTCATTCGCAGGACCTTTTGCACTACTTATATTCTTCTGGGAAATGAATGCGCCGCAAAATGTAAGTATTTACGAAACTGCACAGCTCTTCTTTGTAGGAGGAGCGGCGTCACTTGTCGCAGCACTTATTCTATATTCAATTTTTCCAGTGGAGAATATGGATGTGGTCGGTGCTGTTATGGTTGGTGTTATTGAGGAAATTGGAAAACTGGCGATTGTCGCCTATTTCATTAAACGGATGAACCCGATCTATATATTGAATGGACTGCTGATCGGTGCAGCGATCGGGGCCGGATTCGCAGCGTTTGAGTCTGCAGGATATGCGTTTCGCTACATGTACGAAGAGGGACTTGATTCCATGCTTGAAATTATCTTCTTGCGTGGCTGGCAATCAGTTGGCGGGCATGTCGTCTGGTCGGCAATTGGTGGAGCGGCACTTATGTATGCAAAAGGATCGGAAAAGCTCGCTCCACATCACTTCTTCAGCTCAAAATTCCTGAAGTTCTTCATCATTCCTATTGTCCTTCATGCGCTGTGGGATATGATCGGCTGGCCGTATGCAGTACTGCTTTTAATAGCGGTAGCCTGGTTCTTCATTTATGTAATGATTCATCTTGGTTTGAAACAGATAGTAGAGATGCACGACGATGAAGAGCGCCGGAGGAGACTTTCGGCCATGACTTAA